The following are from one region of the Leptospiraceae bacterium genome:
- a CDS encoding 7TM-DISM domain-containing protein: protein MKFLSILIILLFPILHCNVNSKENIPVAKNGILDLRNWNLKTQGVLALNGEWEFYPNEFILPNQFSEKRKPSYLQVPSNWNTFVLNEKEMGSKGFATYRLTVLFSLEQRDIAFRVPEIYTAYQIFGNNELISKKGNISDMEEGAIAEFDPEISLQPQNGFTKLEIVILVSNYHHRRGGIVKEIQIGTILDLMKKREVSIAEDLFLAGSIIIIGIYHFGLFYLRRKEKSYFYFAILCILVSIQTLISGERYFMRLFMNTPWEVMYTLDYLSTYPSLIFFAMFIRELFKEDFSIYILRFVQVIFGLACLPVIFGESILYSTLNPYFEILIVISFFFFLGSLFRATFYKREGAYLILFATIGVFAAVINDILFGRNIISTMILVPYSIFFLFFAQSFLLSIRYSKAFFKVESLSNELEKSNRSLEEKY, encoded by the coding sequence CTAATCATTTTACTTTTTCCGATTCTCCATTGTAATGTAAATTCTAAGGAAAATATTCCAGTGGCTAAGAATGGAATTTTGGATTTAAGAAATTGGAATCTAAAAACGCAGGGTGTTCTTGCTTTAAATGGGGAGTGGGAATTTTATCCAAATGAGTTCATTTTACCAAATCAATTTTCCGAAAAGAGAAAACCGAGTTATTTGCAAGTCCCATCGAATTGGAATACATTTGTTCTAAATGAAAAAGAAATGGGAAGTAAAGGTTTTGCTACTTATCGGCTAACGGTATTATTCTCCCTGGAACAACGAGATATTGCATTTAGGGTTCCTGAAATTTATACAGCCTATCAGATTTTTGGGAATAATGAATTAATTTCTAAGAAAGGCAATATCAGTGATATGGAAGAAGGAGCCATTGCTGAATTTGATCCAGAAATCAGTCTACAGCCACAAAACGGATTTACCAAATTAGAAATCGTAATTCTTGTTTCCAACTACCATCATCGAAGAGGAGGAATTGTAAAAGAAATTCAAATTGGAACTATATTGGATTTGATGAAGAAAAGAGAAGTTTCAATTGCAGAAGATTTATTTCTAGCAGGAAGCATTATTATCATTGGGATTTATCATTTCGGATTGTTCTATCTTAGAAGAAAAGAAAAATCCTATTTTTACTTTGCAATTCTTTGTATTTTAGTTTCGATTCAGACTTTAATTTCTGGTGAGAGATATTTCATGCGGCTATTCATGAATACTCCCTGGGAAGTAATGTATACATTGGATTATTTGAGCACCTATCCGAGTCTTATTTTTTTTGCGATGTTTATTAGGGAATTATTCAAAGAAGACTTTTCTATTTATATATTAAGGTTTGTTCAGGTCATTTTTGGATTAGCTTGCTTGCCTGTGATTTTTGGTGAGTCTATTTTGTATTCTACTCTTAATCCTTATTTCGAAATACTAATCGTTATTAGTTTCTTCTTTTTTTTGGGATCACTCTTTCGGGCTACCTTTTACAAACGAGAAGGGGCATACTTGATATTATTTGCAACGATTGGCGTCTTTGCAGCAGTCATCAATGATATATTGTTTGGACGAAATATTATTTCTACTATGATACTAGTTCCTTATTCCATTTTCTTTCTTTTCTTTGCCCAATCTTTTTTATTATCAATACGATACTCTAAAGCATTTTTCAAAGTAGAATCTCTATCAAACGAATTAGAAAAATCAAATCGTTCCCTCGAAGAAAAGTATTAA